Proteins encoded together in one Bacteroides zoogleoformans window:
- a CDS encoding DUF2975 domain-containing protein, translated as MKRRLNILCVIVMLVLGYSVLEAGYYLFLGVKLGAEAGMEIAKSNNPDSSEYREMTNLRVIGLLPDGLSTKGVRLLSDSVYNEKSGRYVPASYSSMVISVETHTLAWKRTVNVLLVFLHLGLSVWGMLLFIRLIISINKSDIFNWRNVRRLRRLGVVLILGFCSVLAGAYMDLASVREVFSLRGYDLSISEMANVTTLVLGLCALIVGEVFAIGLKMKEEQDLTI; from the coding sequence ATGAAAAGACGATTGAACATCCTTTGTGTGATTGTGATGCTGGTGCTGGGCTACTCGGTGCTCGAAGCGGGTTATTATCTTTTTCTTGGTGTGAAATTAGGTGCAGAAGCCGGTATGGAGATAGCGAAGAGCAACAATCCGGATTCCTCGGAATACCGAGAGATGACGAACCTGAGAGTTATAGGATTGTTGCCGGATGGACTTTCTACAAAAGGCGTACGTCTTCTGTCCGATTCTGTTTACAATGAAAAGAGTGGGAGATATGTGCCTGCATCCTATTCGTCTATGGTAATCAGTGTGGAAACTCATACTCTTGCTTGGAAGAGAACGGTGAATGTACTGCTGGTCTTTTTACATCTGGGGCTCTCGGTTTGGGGGATGCTGTTATTTATTCGATTGATAATTTCCATTAATAAGTCTGATATATTCAACTGGCGGAATGTGCGTCGTTTGCGTCGTTTGGGCGTGGTGCTGATTCTTGGTTTCTGTTCTGTGTTGGCGGGAGCCTATATGGATTTGGCCTCTGTGCGTGAAGTCTTTTCGCTTCGCGGTTACGATTTAAGCATTTCTGAAATGGCGAATGTCACCACTTTGGTGCTTGGCCTGTGCGCACTGATTGTGGGCGAGGTGTTTGCCATCGGGCTGAAGATGAAGGAAGAGCAGGATTTGACTATATAA
- a CDS encoding CPBP family intramembrane glutamic endopeptidase translates to MKTSIKLVLIYFLMQILGALLAAPVGLVYGYIVYNRLAMAEIQPMLMSLAMLFGSLFMGLYLWREGYLKNDGRLYSPVSVSYLTISLIAGWAAIFLVDFVMSGLHFLPDWLDSTFDALQSDVLGLLCITLLGPVLEELLFRGAITKVLLRKYEPWTAILLSGLIFGIFHINPAQVVGACLSGFLLAWLYYRTGSLIPGILIHILNNMLSVYLSVAYPDADTVRELLGESVYPVCLGFSILLLIFSLLMLNKYKLPDTDIKNLEL, encoded by the coding sequence ATGAAAACATCCATAAAACTGGTATTGATATACTTTTTAATGCAGATTTTAGGAGCGTTGCTTGCAGCGCCCGTCGGTTTGGTATATGGCTACATTGTTTACAATCGGTTGGCTATGGCCGAGATACAGCCAATGCTCATGAGTCTGGCTATGCTGTTCGGCTCCTTGTTTATGGGACTTTATTTGTGGCGCGAGGGCTATTTGAAGAATGACGGACGGTTGTATTCGCCGGTTTCGGTTTCTTACTTGACGATAAGCCTGATTGCCGGATGGGCGGCCATCTTCTTGGTGGATTTCGTGATGTCGGGGCTTCACTTCCTGCCGGATTGGCTGGATTCCACATTCGACGCTTTGCAATCAGACGTTTTGGGATTGCTTTGTATCACACTGTTGGGGCCGGTTTTGGAAGAACTGTTATTTCGCGGTGCTATTACGAAAGTGCTGCTCCGGAAATACGAACCATGGACGGCAATCCTGCTTTCGGGATTAATCTTCGGCATTTTTCATATCAATCCTGCGCAAGTGGTGGGTGCCTGCCTGTCGGGTTTTCTTTTGGCGTGGCTCTACTATCGGACGGGTAGCTTGATACCGGGTATCCTGATCCACATACTGAATAATATGCTGAGCGTTTACCTTAGTGTTGCCTATCCCGATGCGGATACCGTGCGCGAGCTTTTGGGGGAGTCGGTTTATCCTGTTTGTCTGGGTTTCAGTATTCTGCTGCTGATATTTTCACTGCTGATGTTGAATAAATATAAACTGCCTGATACTGACATAAAAAATCTTGAATTATGA
- a CDS encoding SusC/RagA family TonB-linked outer membrane protein: MEKHRLFLLKRAFVFLCSFFFVSALAAQNLTVKGMVTDSGKQPVIGATIVVKNNPTQGTVTDVDGKYLLSGVARDAVLIVSYVGMKPQEIGVNGRTVINIEMREDDKLLDEVMVVAYGTAKRSAFTGSATFVNSEKLTKRSTSNVFEALAGQVAGLQMTTSSGQPGSTPAIILRGIGSINAGTSPLVIVDGIPYSGGWNNINPNDVESISVLKDAASNSLYGARGANGVIIITTKQAKSGEAVVTATAKWGANSRGTIDYDYIKDPGEYYEMHYRALYNQLMADGKLSAAEAHARANKNMLSATKDVGGLAYNVYSYPEGEYLIGTDGKLNPNATLGRMVGNYLLYPDDWVNEAYSTSLRQEYNINVSGGTDALQLYGSFGYLKDDGVLPNSNYERYSAMIKGTYQAKRWMKLGITANYSRRKVASLSESSSVTLPGYTESVAPIYPVYLRDASGNILTNEVGKVYDYGTQGSLLGINRPFQPNTSLQTDIINQGNTIGNTLTGNAFIDIMFLKDFKFNFTAGTTINEGRGFSTSNPFYGYSAKDKGYISVEHDRTTTLNLQQLLNYSHAFGKHNVSALLGHEFYKYNYVTLSAAKKNMFSYWGNHELDGAVVDAGEASSSASDYNTEGYFFRGLYDFDNKYFFSASFRRDASSRFHPDHRWGNFYSLGAAWQMTKEEWFNLSWVDELKLKGSIGQQGNDNIGNYNYVDRYIIENGNDELALNFSGKGTKNITWETNTNINLGVEFSLFKHKLSGGVEYFYRKTTDMLNWFTIPLSMGYAGYYDNVGDMKNSGVELELNYTPVDTRNVRWNINMNLTSYKNRITSLPDEKKTQEVDGYLGYFSSSRYYGEGLPINTWYIKRYAGVSDEGLSQWYYTDKKTGEEKTTTTYSTGDYHLCGDPNPDAFGGFGTSLSFYGFDFSMQFTYSLGGKTYDYGYASLMGNPTPEGLGYRMHKDVAKAWTPENTGSNIPRWHFNDQNTAAQSDRFLIDGSYLNFQNAQLGYTLPRSVLSHLYVNSLRVYVSADNIYYWSKRKGLDPRMSVTGIGATQTVSPVRTFSVGLTLQF, from the coding sequence ATGGAAAAACATCGTTTATTTTTGCTGAAAAGAGCATTCGTCTTTTTATGCAGTTTCTTCTTTGTGTCTGCACTGGCGGCTCAGAACCTGACGGTGAAGGGTATGGTCACCGATTCCGGTAAGCAACCGGTGATAGGCGCAACGATTGTTGTGAAAAACAACCCAACACAAGGTACCGTCACAGATGTCGACGGTAAATACTTGTTATCGGGCGTGGCACGAGACGCTGTGCTGATAGTATCGTATGTGGGCATGAAACCGCAGGAAATCGGAGTGAATGGACGCACCGTTATCAACATTGAAATGAGAGAAGATGACAAATTGTTGGACGAGGTGATGGTAGTGGCTTATGGAACAGCCAAACGATCGGCATTTACCGGTTCGGCCACGTTCGTCAATTCGGAGAAACTCACGAAGCGTTCCACGAGCAATGTTTTCGAGGCACTGGCCGGACAAGTGGCAGGTTTGCAGATGACCACCAGCTCAGGACAACCCGGCAGTACCCCTGCCATTATCCTGCGCGGCATCGGGTCAATCAATGCAGGCACCTCTCCGCTGGTCATTGTGGACGGTATCCCTTATTCCGGTGGATGGAATAACATCAACCCCAACGATGTGGAATCGATATCGGTGCTTAAGGATGCCGCTTCCAACTCGTTGTATGGCGCACGTGGAGCCAATGGCGTCATCATCATCACCACTAAACAGGCCAAGAGCGGTGAGGCGGTGGTCACAGCTACAGCCAAATGGGGAGCAAACTCACGCGGAACCATAGACTACGACTACATCAAAGATCCGGGCGAATATTACGAAATGCACTATCGCGCATTATACAACCAGCTGATGGCCGACGGCAAACTGAGTGCGGCCGAAGCCCATGCAAGGGCAAACAAGAACATGCTTTCCGCGACCAAGGATGTGGGCGGACTGGCCTATAATGTCTACTCTTATCCTGAAGGAGAATACCTGATAGGAACAGATGGCAAGCTGAACCCCAATGCAACCTTGGGACGCATGGTGGGAAACTATCTGCTCTACCCCGATGATTGGGTAAACGAGGCCTACAGCACCTCGCTGCGACAGGAGTACAACATCAATGTCTCGGGCGGAACCGATGCCCTTCAACTATACGGTTCGTTTGGTTATCTGAAAGATGACGGCGTATTGCCGAACTCTAATTACGAACGCTATTCGGCCATGATTAAAGGCACCTATCAGGCCAAGAGGTGGATGAAGTTGGGAATAACAGCCAACTATTCCCGTCGCAAAGTGGCTTCGTTATCCGAATCTTCTTCCGTTACACTACCGGGCTATACGGAGTCCGTTGCCCCCATCTATCCGGTATATCTGCGCGACGCATCGGGAAATATCCTGACGAATGAGGTAGGAAAGGTTTATGACTACGGCACCCAAGGGTCGCTACTCGGCATCAACCGTCCGTTCCAGCCGAACACTTCGCTACAGACCGATATTATCAATCAGGGAAACACTATCGGGAACACTCTGACCGGAAATGCTTTTATTGACATCATGTTTCTCAAAGACTTCAAATTCAACTTCACGGCAGGTACCACAATCAACGAAGGAAGAGGTTTTTCAACATCTAACCCATTCTATGGCTACTCGGCCAAAGACAAGGGATATATCAGCGTGGAGCACGACCGCACTACAACACTCAACCTCCAACAATTGCTGAACTATTCGCACGCATTCGGGAAGCACAATGTATCGGCTTTGCTGGGACATGAATTCTATAAATACAATTATGTGACCTTGAGTGCTGCCAAGAAAAACATGTTCTCCTATTGGGGCAATCACGAGTTGGACGGAGCCGTTGTAGATGCCGGTGAGGCATCTTCGTCGGCCAGCGATTACAATACTGAAGGATATTTCTTCCGCGGCTTATACGACTTCGACAATAAATACTTCTTTTCGGCCTCGTTCCGCCGCGACGCCTCTTCACGATTTCATCCCGACCACCGATGGGGAAATTTCTACTCATTGGGAGCGGCCTGGCAGATGACTAAGGAAGAGTGGTTCAACCTTTCTTGGGTAGACGAACTGAAGCTGAAAGGCTCTATCGGGCAACAAGGCAATGACAATATCGGCAATTATAACTACGTCGACCGCTACATCATAGAAAACGGAAATGACGAACTGGCCTTGAACTTTAGCGGAAAAGGTACAAAGAATATTACATGGGAAACCAATACGAATATAAATCTGGGCGTGGAGTTTTCACTCTTCAAGCATAAGCTGTCCGGCGGCGTGGAGTATTTCTATCGCAAAACGACGGATATGCTAAACTGGTTTACCATTCCCTTATCCATGGGTTATGCAGGCTACTACGACAACGTGGGCGACATGAAAAACAGCGGTGTGGAGCTGGAACTGAACTATACGCCCGTCGACACCCGCAACGTACGCTGGAACATCAATATGAATCTGACGTCTTATAAAAACCGTATCACTTCTCTGCCCGATGAGAAGAAGACTCAAGAAGTAGACGGTTATTTGGGCTACTTCAGCAGTTCGCGCTACTATGGCGAAGGACTGCCCATCAACACTTGGTACATCAAACGCTATGCCGGTGTCTCCGACGAGGGGCTTTCGCAATGGTACTATACCGATAAGAAAACCGGTGAGGAAAAAACCACTACAACCTATTCCACCGGCGACTATCACTTGTGTGGCGACCCGAATCCCGATGCTTTCGGCGGCTTCGGCACTTCACTCAGTTTCTATGGGTTCGATTTCTCCATGCAATTCACCTACTCGCTGGGCGGAAAGACCTACGACTACGGTTATGCGTCGTTGATGGGAAATCCCACTCCCGAAGGATTAGGCTACCGCATGCACAAGGATGTGGCAAAAGCTTGGACGCCCGAGAATACCGGTTCGAACATTCCGCGCTGGCACTTCAACGATCAAAACACTGCGGCCCAGTCCGACCGCTTCCTCATCGACGGCAGTTACCTGAACTTCCAGAATGCGCAATTGGGCTATACGCTGCCTCGAAGCGTGCTTTCGCATCTGTATGTCAACAGCTTGCGGGTATATGTATCGGCCGACAATATCTATTATTGGTCAAAACGGAAAGGACTGGATCCGCGCATGTCGGTCACCGGCATAGGAGCCACACAGACCGTATCGCCCGTGCGTACTTTCTCGGTAGGACTTACGCTCCAATTTTAA
- a CDS encoding RagB/SusD family nutrient uptake outer membrane protein has product MKTRTIFRNAALWLLSVPCISGCIEETFPQSGIATAQQVAESSAAQMGQINAIVNFVNAYNAYGQYYTFDFGYSAFGITRDVMCEDFYVYDAYYDYFDYFGRCQNLSANAMANAIYYYYYKFLNNTNNLIRVVDEATASETSKQYIGIAKAFRAMIYMDMARFYEYKKTGIAKLDDEARENNVYGLTVPIVSEKTTEVDARNNPRVQFYTMYKFISDDLESAGTLLKDYARSRKNLPDKAVISGLKARLWLDIATRVEKNPEALAAIKEHVSQEVASAADCYAKAARHAREAIEQSGAIPLTEEEWFGGKDYSTAFNSIGSASWMWGSMLTKDNMYTSYINFIGMISPEQKFGVGNYYYWAIRTISSRLFEQISDDDWRKATWIAPEDEGKLPGKKYHTILSPTNFTYLPAYTSLKFKPKSGNMDDYKIGAVVDYPLMRVEEMYFIEAEAIAGSRGVAEGVAALQSFMQTYRYASYTCKAATMDEFRQALMLQKRIEFWGEGIIYWDYKRLDLSVTRGYPGTNCPVGFRLNSIEGYCAPWFTLYFSKYESNQNKAIVLNPDPSAAIPEWEE; this is encoded by the coding sequence ATGAAAACAAGAACAATATTTCGCAACGCCGCACTTTGGCTGCTGTCGGTACCGTGCATCAGCGGTTGCATCGAAGAGACATTTCCACAAAGCGGCATAGCCACGGCGCAACAAGTGGCAGAATCATCGGCAGCCCAGATGGGACAGATCAATGCGATTGTAAACTTTGTGAACGCATACAATGCCTATGGCCAGTATTATACTTTCGACTTCGGATATTCGGCTTTCGGCATCACACGCGATGTGATGTGCGAAGATTTCTATGTATATGATGCCTATTACGACTATTTCGATTATTTCGGCAGATGCCAGAATCTTTCGGCAAACGCCATGGCGAATGCGATATACTATTACTATTATAAATTCTTGAACAACACGAATAACCTGATTCGAGTGGTGGATGAGGCTACGGCCAGTGAAACAAGTAAACAATACATAGGCATTGCCAAGGCCTTTCGAGCCATGATTTATATGGATATGGCGCGATTCTACGAATATAAGAAAACCGGTATAGCAAAGCTTGACGACGAGGCTCGCGAAAACAACGTGTACGGATTGACCGTACCCATCGTGAGCGAAAAAACCACGGAGGTCGATGCCCGCAACAACCCGCGCGTTCAGTTCTACACAATGTACAAATTTATTTCGGACGATTTGGAGAGTGCCGGAACCTTGCTCAAGGATTATGCACGTTCGCGGAAGAATCTGCCGGATAAGGCTGTGATAAGCGGATTGAAAGCACGCCTGTGGTTGGATATAGCTACTCGTGTGGAGAAAAATCCGGAAGCTTTGGCTGCCATCAAGGAGCACGTCAGTCAGGAAGTGGCGTCGGCGGCAGATTGTTATGCCAAAGCCGCCCGCCATGCACGCGAAGCCATTGAGCAGAGCGGAGCCATTCCACTGACCGAAGAAGAATGGTTCGGAGGCAAGGATTACTCTACCGCATTCAACTCCATCGGCTCCGCCTCGTGGATGTGGGGCTCCATGCTGACCAAGGACAATATGTATACAAGTTATATCAACTTTATCGGCATGATAAGTCCCGAACAGAAATTCGGGGTAGGCAATTACTACTACTGGGCCATCCGCACCATCAGCAGCCGATTGTTCGAACAGATATCGGATGATGACTGGCGAAAAGCCACTTGGATAGCACCGGAAGATGAGGGTAAGCTTCCGGGAAAGAAATACCATACCATTCTTTCTCCAACCAATTTCACCTACCTGCCGGCTTATACCTCCTTGAAATTTAAGCCTAAAAGCGGTAATATGGACGATTATAAGATTGGAGCGGTAGTAGACTATCCTTTGATGCGTGTGGAAGAGATGTATTTCATCGAAGCCGAAGCCATTGCCGGAAGCCGCGGAGTGGCCGAAGGCGTTGCTGCCCTCCAATCGTTCATGCAGACGTATCGCTATGCCTCGTATACCTGCAAAGCGGCTACAATGGACGAGTTTCGCCAAGCGCTCATGTTGCAGAAACGCATCGAATTCTGGGGCGAGGGCATCATTTACTGGGACTACAAACGATTGGATCTTTCCGTCACACGCGGTTATCCGGGGACAAACTGTCCCGTAGGTTTCCGTCTTAACTCCATCGAAGGATACTGTGCGCCATGGTTCACACTCTACTTCAGCAAGTATGAATCCAACCAAAACAAAGCCATCGTGCTGAATCCCGACCCGTCGGCAGCAATACCGGAATGGGAAGAATAA
- the ribF gene encoding bifunctional riboflavin kinase/FMN adenylyltransferase, translated as MQLLCDTSDFTGRPSVATIGFFDGVHRGHRYLIEQVRQVAAMRGLASSVITFPVHPQKVMQPDSRPELLTTCDEKVSLLAQLEIDYCIMIDFSPELARLSARQFMSILKERYRVQALVVGYDHRFGHNRSEGFDDYVRYGRELGIEVLRARAYSYKKTAVEKSKETALENTAAEETNVVGEGGVGCTAMTAEETVSSSVIRQLVLGGSVMAAAEYLGYDFFLNGTVVGGYRVGRTIGFPTANLRVDDPDKIIPADGVYAVRVLVAGVEYGGMLSIGYRPTLGNGSDRSIEVHIFHFDADVYEQTMRVSFVRRTRPELKFDSIDELIEQLHRDEIEIKAILS; from the coding sequence GTGCAATTACTTTGTGACACATCAGACTTTACCGGACGTCCGAGCGTAGCCACCATCGGCTTTTTCGACGGAGTGCACCGGGGACATCGCTACTTGATAGAGCAGGTGCGCCAGGTTGCTGCCATGCGTGGGCTTGCCTCATCGGTCATCACCTTTCCGGTTCATCCGCAGAAAGTGATGCAACCCGATTCCCGTCCGGAGTTGCTGACTACTTGCGATGAAAAAGTGTCCCTGCTTGCCCAATTGGAGATTGATTATTGTATCATGATTGACTTCAGCCCGGAGTTGGCTCGGCTTTCGGCAAGGCAGTTCATGTCGATTCTGAAAGAACGCTATCGGGTGCAGGCTCTGGTGGTTGGCTACGACCATCGTTTCGGTCATAACCGGAGCGAGGGCTTTGACGACTATGTGCGTTATGGGCGGGAATTGGGCATAGAGGTATTGCGTGCACGCGCCTACTCTTATAAGAAGACAGCCGTGGAAAAGTCTAAAGAAACAGCCTTGGAAAATACGGCAGCTGAAGAGACAAACGTAGTAGGGGAGGGCGGTGTTGGATGCACTGCCATGACAGCGGAGGAGACAGTCAGCTCTTCCGTCATACGTCAGCTGGTGCTGGGAGGCAGCGTTATGGCGGCGGCAGAATACCTGGGTTATGACTTCTTTTTGAATGGCACGGTAGTGGGCGGTTATCGGGTGGGACGGACAATCGGTTTTCCCACGGCCAATCTGCGGGTGGACGATCCGGATAAGATTATTCCTGCCGACGGAGTGTATGCCGTGCGTGTGCTTGTGGCCGGAGTGGAATATGGTGGCATGTTGAGCATCGGCTATCGTCCTACACTGGGCAATGGCTCTGATCGTAGCATCGAAGTACATATCTTCCATTTCGATGCGGATGTCTATGAACAAACGATGCGGGTTTCCTTTGTGCGTCGCACCCGTCCTGAATTGAAGTTCGACAGCATAGACGAACTGATTGAGCAACTTCATCGGGATGAAATCGAAATCAAGGCCATATTGTCTTGA
- a CDS encoding HAD family hydrolase — MRKRGIKNLIIDFGGVLIDLDRQRCIEKFKALGFQDVEAMLDIYHQQDFFRNYEKGLITGEEFHDVIRGKIGKPVTDVQIDDAWNSFLVGIPMNKLSLLLKLRKDYVVYLLSNTNDIHWQWACKHAFPYRGFRAEDYFEQIFLSYEMKMAKPDTAIFQKVLDETGILPQETLFIDDSEANCRAVESLGISTYTPQAHEDWSQLFGHRQ, encoded by the coding sequence ATGAGAAAAAGAGGAATTAAAAACCTTATTATTGATTTCGGCGGTGTGCTGATTGACTTGGACCGTCAACGTTGTATCGAGAAATTCAAAGCTTTAGGGTTTCAGGACGTAGAGGCAATGCTGGACATCTATCACCAGCAAGATTTCTTCCGGAATTATGAGAAAGGGCTGATCACCGGTGAGGAGTTTCACGATGTGATTCGCGGAAAGATAGGAAAGCCGGTGACCGATGTGCAGATAGACGATGCATGGAATAGTTTTTTGGTGGGCATCCCGATGAATAAGCTGAGTCTGCTCTTGAAGCTGCGCAAGGACTACGTGGTTTATCTGTTGAGCAATACCAACGACATTCATTGGCAATGGGCGTGCAAGCATGCGTTTCCTTACAGGGGCTTTCGGGCAGAGGATTACTTTGAACAAATCTTTCTCTCTTACGAAATGAAAATGGCGAAGCCCGACACCGCTATTTTTCAGAAGGTGCTCGACGAGACGGGCATTCTTCCGCAGGAAACACTCTTTATTGATGATTCCGAGGCCAACTGCCGTGCGGTAGAGTCGTTGGGCATCTCTACCTACACGCCGCAGGCTCACGAAGATTGGAGCCAGCTCTTCGGCCATCGGCAGTGA
- a CDS encoding calcium-translocating P-type ATPase, PMCA-type produces the protein MIGTKDDYSHMGLTDEQVRKSRAEHGVNLLTPPKRPSLWKLYLEKFEDPVVKVLLVAALFSLIISIIENEYAETVGIIMAVLLATGIGFFFEYDAGKKFDLLNAVNEETLVKVIRNGRVHEIPRKEVVVGDIVLLETGEEVPADGRLLEAISLQVNESNLTGEPVVSKTTLEADFDEEATYVSNCILRGTTIVDGHGTMCVEAVGDATEIGKVARQSTEQNTEPTPLNIQLTKLADLIGKIGFSVAALAFLIFFVKDVVPVCDFASFHAFGDWLPALQATLRYFMMAVTLIVVAVPEGLPMSVTLSLALNMRRMLSTNNLVRKMHACETMGAITVICTDKTGTLTQNLMQVHEANFGGLKNGCVLGDDDLSRLVMEGISVNSTAFLEEGVSGEKPKGLGNPTEVALLLWLNEQDKDYLALRGQATIINQLTFSTERKFMATLVHSPLTGKKILYVKGAPEIVLGKCKNVVLDGKCVDVSEYRPMVEAQLLNYQNMAMRTLGFAFRIIDEEEPETGEGIQEKVKDMSFLGVVAISDPIRPDVPAAVEKCRSAGICVKVVTGDTPATATEIARQIGLWLPEDTERNRITGAAFAELTDEEALARVMDLKIMSRARPTDKQRLVQLLQQKGEVVAVTGDGTNDAPALNHAQVGLSMGTGTSVAKEAGDITLLDDSFNSIGTAVMWGRSLYKNIQRFIVFQLTINFVALFIVLLGSLVGTELPLTVTQMLWVNLIMDTFAALALASIPPDEDVMKEKPRKSTDFIITASMKVHILGMGLTFLAVLMGILLWFGHEGGGMTPRRLTIFFTFFVMLQFWNLFNARVFGTSDSAFKGITKSYGMELIIFVILGGQILIVQFGGAVFRTVPLDLPTWIAIAASTSLVLWMGELVRLVRRLMQKYKNEKKRN, from the coding sequence ATGATTGGAACAAAAGACGATTATAGTCATATGGGATTGACCGATGAGCAGGTGCGGAAGAGCCGTGCCGAGCATGGAGTGAACCTGTTGACACCTCCCAAACGCCCGTCTTTGTGGAAACTGTATCTGGAGAAGTTCGAAGATCCTGTAGTAAAAGTGTTGCTGGTGGCGGCTCTGTTTTCTCTTATTATTTCCATTATAGAAAATGAATATGCCGAAACCGTCGGCATTATTATGGCCGTTCTGCTGGCCACCGGCATCGGCTTTTTCTTTGAATATGATGCCGGCAAAAAGTTCGACTTGCTGAATGCCGTGAACGAGGAGACTTTGGTGAAGGTGATTCGCAACGGTCGTGTGCATGAGATTCCCCGTAAAGAAGTCGTGGTAGGGGATATCGTCTTGCTGGAGACCGGTGAAGAGGTGCCCGCTGACGGAAGATTGTTGGAAGCTATCTCCCTGCAGGTGAACGAGTCGAACCTGACGGGCGAGCCGGTAGTATCCAAAACCACTTTGGAAGCTGATTTTGACGAAGAGGCTACATATGTTTCCAACTGTATATTGCGTGGTACCACGATAGTGGACGGACATGGAACTATGTGCGTGGAGGCAGTGGGTGATGCCACGGAGATTGGTAAAGTGGCCCGTCAAAGTACCGAGCAGAACACCGAACCTACCCCCTTGAACATCCAACTGACCAAGCTGGCCGACCTGATTGGGAAAATCGGGTTCTCTGTGGCGGCCTTGGCTTTTCTTATCTTCTTTGTAAAGGATGTGGTGCCGGTCTGTGACTTTGCGTCTTTCCATGCCTTCGGCGACTGGCTGCCGGCGTTGCAGGCTACTTTGCGGTATTTCATGATGGCTGTGACCTTGATTGTGGTCGCTGTGCCCGAAGGCTTGCCGATGAGCGTCACGCTCAGTCTGGCTTTGAACATGCGCCGCATGCTCTCGACCAACAACCTCGTGCGTAAAATGCACGCTTGCGAAACGATGGGAGCCATTACGGTGATTTGTACCGATAAGACGGGTACGTTGACTCAAAACTTGATGCAGGTGCATGAGGCGAATTTCGGCGGGTTGAAGAATGGTTGTGTGTTGGGTGACGACGACCTCAGCCGTTTGGTGATGGAGGGTATCAGCGTCAATTCCACCGCTTTTCTGGAAGAGGGTGTGTCCGGCGAAAAGCCGAAAGGCCTGGGTAATCCGACGGAAGTGGCTTTGCTGCTCTGGTTGAATGAGCAGGATAAAGATTATCTTGCCCTGCGCGGACAAGCCACCATCATCAATCAACTGACTTTCTCAACGGAACGGAAATTTATGGCCACTTTGGTGCACTCTCCCCTGACGGGGAAAAAAATCCTCTATGTGAAGGGTGCTCCGGAGATTGTGTTGGGCAAGTGCAAGAATGTGGTTTTGGATGGCAAGTGTGTGGATGTCTCGGAATATCGTCCGATGGTAGAGGCGCAGTTGCTCAACTATCAGAACATGGCAATGCGTACACTTGGTTTTGCATTCAGGATAATTGATGAGGAGGAGCCGGAAACGGGAGAAGGAATACAAGAGAAAGTAAAAGACATGTCGTTCTTGGGGGTGGTCGCCATCAGCGATCCCATCCGCCCGGATGTGCCTGCCGCCGTCGAAAAATGTCGCTCGGCAGGTATCTGCGTAAAGGTCGTGACGGGCGATACTCCCGCTACGGCTACCGAGATAGCGCGTCAAATAGGCTTATGGTTGCCGGAAGATACGGAGCGCAATCGTATTACGGGGGCGGCGTTTGCCGAACTGACTGATGAAGAGGCGCTGGCCCGCGTGATGGATTTGAAGATTATGTCGCGCGCGCGCCCCACGGATAAGCAGCGGTTGGTGCAACTATTGCAGCAGAAAGGAGAGGTGGTGGCCGTGACGGGCGACGGAACCAACGATGCCCCGGCACTGAACCATGCCCAGGTAGGGCTTTCGATGGGCACGGGAACCTCCGTGGCCAAGGAAGCCGGCGACATCACCTTGCTGGACGATTCGTTCAACAGCATAGGTACGGCCGTGATGTGGGGACGTTCCTTGTATAAAAACATACAGCGTTTCATCGTGTTCCAGCTTACCATCAATTTCGTGGCACTCTTCATAGTGCTGTTAGGCTCTTTGGTGGGTACCGAACTGCCACTCACCGTGACGCAGATGCTGTGGGTGAACCTGATTATGGACACGTTTGCCGCATTGGCGCTGGCGTCCATTCCGCCCGATGAGGATGTGATGAAAGAAAAGCCTCGCAAAAGTACGGATTTCATCATTACCGCTTCTATGAAGGTTCATATCCTGGGCATGGGGCTGACTTTTCTGGCCGTGCTGATGGGGATACTTCTTTGGTTCGGCCATGAGGGAGGTGGTATGACGCCTCGTCGCTTGACGATTTTCTTCACATTCTTCGTCATGCTTCAGTTTTGGAATCTTTTCAATGCACGCGTATTCGGAACTTCGGATTCGGCTTTCAAAGGCATCACCAAGTCGTATGGAATGGAATTGATTATATTCGTCATCTTGGGCGGACAAATACTTATCGTGCAGTTTGGCGGTGCTGTGTTTCGCACCGTTCCGCTCGACTTGCCCACGTGGATAGCGATTGCAGCCTCCACGTCTCTTGTACTGTGGATGGGCGAACTTGTCCGCCTTGTCCGACGTTTAATGCAGAAGTATAAAAATGAGAAAAAGAGGAATTAA